A window of Solanum stenotomum isolate F172 chromosome 3, ASM1918654v1, whole genome shotgun sequence contains these coding sequences:
- the LOC125857651 gene encoding acetolactate synthase 2, chloroplastic — MAAAASPSPCFSKTLPPSSSKSSTILPRSTFPFHNHPQKASPLHLTHTQNHRRGFAVSNVVISTTTHNDVSEPETFVSRFAPDEPRKGCDVLVEALEREGVTDVFAYPGGASMEIHQALTRSNIIRNVLPRHEQGGVFAAEGYARATGFPGVCIATSGPGATNLVSGLADALLDSIPIVAITGQVPRRMIGTDAFQETPIVEVTRSITKHNYLVMDVEDIPRVVREAFFLAKSGRPGPVLIDVPKDIQQQLVIPNWDQPMRLPGYMSRLPKLPNEMLLEQIVRLISESKKPVLYVGGGCSQSSEELRRFVELTGIPVASTLMGLGAFPTGDELSLQMLGMHGTVYANYAVDGSDLLLAFGVRFDDRVTGKLEAFASRAKIVHIDIDSAEIGKNKQPHVSICADIKLALQGLNSILEGKEGKLKLDFSAWRQELTEQKVKYPLSFKTFGEAIPPQYAIQVLDELTNGNAIISTGVGQHQMWAAQYYKYKKPRQWLTSGGLGAMGFGLPAAIGAAVGRPGEIVVDIDGDGSFIMNVQELATIKVENLPVKIMLLNNQHLGMVVQWEDRFYKANRAHTYLGDPANEEEIFPNMLKFAEACGVPAARVSHRDDLRAAIQKMLDTPGPYLLDVIVPHQEHVLPMIPSGGAFKDVITEGDGRRSY; from the coding sequence ATGGCGGCTGCTGCCTCACCATCTCCATGTTTCTCCAAAACCCTACCTCCATCTTCCTCCAAATCCTCCACCATTCTTCCTAGATCTACCTTCCCTTTCCATAATCACCCTCAAAAAGCCTCACCCCTTCATCTCACCCACACTCAAAATCATCGTCGTGGTTTCGCCGTCTCCAATGTCGTCATATCCACTACCACCCATAACGATGTTTCTGAACCTGAAACATTCGTTTCCCGTTTCGCCCCTGACGAACCCAGAAAGGGTTGTGATGTTCTTGTGGAGGCACTTGAAAGGGAAGGTGTTACGGATGTATTTGCGTACCCAGGAGGTGCTTCTATGGAGATTCATCAGGCTTTGACACGTTCGAATATTATTCGTAATGTGCTGCCACGTCATGAGCAAGGTGGTGTGTTTGCTGCAGAGGGTTACGCACGGGCTACTGGGTTCCCTGGTGTTTGCATTGCTACCTCTGGTCCGGGAGCTACGAATCTTGTTAGTGGTCTTGCGGATGCTTTGTTGGATAGTATTCCGATTGTTGCTATTACGGGTCAAGTGCCGAGGAGGATGATTGGTACTGATGCGTTTCAGGAAACGCCTATTGTTGAGGTAACGAGATCTATTACGAAGCATAATTATCTTGTTATGGATGTTGAGGATATTCCTAGGGTTGTTCGTGAAGCGTTTTTTCTAGCTAAATCGGGACGGCCTGGGCCTGTTTTGATTGATGTACCTAAGGATATTCAGCAACAATTGGTGATACCTAATTGGGATCAGCCAATGAGGTTACCTGGTTACATGTCTAGGTTACCTAAATTGCCTAATGAGATGCTTTTGGAACAAATTGTTAGGCTGATTTCGGAGTCGAAGAAGCCTGTTTTGTATGTGGGTGGTGGGTGTTCGCAATCAAGTGAGGAGCTGAGACGATTTGTGGAGCTTACGGGTATTCCTGTGGCGAGTACTTTGATGGGTCTTGGAGCTTTTCCAACTGGGGATGAGCTTTCCCTTCAAATGTTGGGTATGCATGGGACTGTGTATGCTAATTATGCTGTGGATGGTAGTGATTTGTTGCTTGCATTTGGGGTGAGGTTTGATGATCGAGTTACTGGTAAATTGGAAGCTTTTGCTAGCCGAGCGAAAATTGTCCACATTGATATTGATTCGGCTGAGATTGGAAAGAACAAGCAACCTCATGTTTCCATTTGTGCAGATATCAAGTTGGCATTACAGGGTTTGAATTCCATATTGGAGGGTAAAGAAGGTAAGCTGAAGTTGGACTTTTCCGCTTGGAGACAGGAGTTAACGGAGCAGAAGGTGAAGTACCCATTGAGTTTTAAGACTTTTGGTGAAGCTATCCCTCCACAATATGCTATTCAGGTTCTTGATGAGTTAACTAACGGAAATGCCATTATTAGTACTGGTGTGGGACAACACCAAATGTGGGCTGCCCAATACTATAAGTACAAAAAGCCACGCCAATGGTTGACATCTGGTGGATTAGGAGCAATGGGATTTGGTTTGCCTGCTGCAATAGGTGCGGCTGTTGGAAGACCGGGTGAGATTGTGGTTGACATTGATGGTGACGGGAGTTTTATCATGAATGTGCAGGAGTTAGCAACAATTAAGGTGGAGAATCTCCCAGTTAAGATTATGTTGCTGAATAATCAACACTTGGGAATGGTGGTTCAATGGGAGGATCGATTCTATAAGGCTAACAGAGCACACACTTACTTGGGTGATCCTGCTAACGAGGAAGAGATCTTCCCTAATATGTTGAAATTCGCAGAGGCTTGTGGCGTACCTGCTGCAAGAGTGTCACACAGGGATGATCTTAGAGCTGCCATTCAAAAGATGTTAGACACTCCTGGGCCATACTTGTTGGATGTGATTGTACCTCATCAGGAGCACGTTCTACCTATGATTCCCAGCGGCGGTGCTTTCAAAGATGTGATCACAGAGGGTGATGGGAGACGTTCCTATTGA